In the Pseudoliparis swirei isolate HS2019 ecotype Mariana Trench chromosome 21, NWPU_hadal_v1, whole genome shotgun sequence genome, one interval contains:
- the LOC130211688 gene encoding dynactin subunit 1-like isoform X5: MRADTPESELCSAREGERRSVNATRRDRNYMLLTSPLISRMSNAGTVESSKPPKIGSVVEVTGKGQRGTVAYIGATLFASGKWVGVILDDAKGKNDGTVQGKRYFTCEENHGIFVRQSQLQVVEDGSGATSPDTSESGTSKIPRQRDIPETPRTSKLTPASVKKSSTRRSAKWNTPSRLTPATSLPSLLGRPSGRSSLMASRESLTSPLSGDVSEASPPPNPGALAAPVVPQPGGSPAAVAAPVPAPLSKVELALFKQDEESMRAQVKDLEEKLETLKMKRAEDKAKLKELEKHKIQLEQLQEWKTKMQEQQAELQKQLKEAKKDAREAQESKDRYMEEMADTADTTEMATLDKEMAEERAESLQLEGETLKERVEELSMDLEILRHDISEKGSDGVASSYRVKQLEEQNGRLKEALVRMRDLSMSEKQEHVKLQKQMEKKNTELETLRTQKEKLQEDVKQAEATIDELKEQVDAALGSEEMVETLTERNLDLEEKVRELRETVTDLEAINEMNDELQENGRETEMELREQVDLSAATVREAEKRVEAAQETVADYQQTINKYRDLTTSLQEANMELISQQNVNAEVQQPPAELFDFKIKFAETKAYAKAIEMELRKMEVTQSNRQVSLLTSFMPDSFHRHGGDHDCILVLLLIPRLICKAELISKQAQEKFDLNGNLAPGTGLRGPPGEQRSFASGLVYSLSLLQATLHKYEQALNSCSVEVFKRMGTLYTEMNFHERSLDYFIDLLHKDQLDETVQVEPLTKAIKYYQQLYSIHLADHTEDCTVQLADHIKFTQNVLDCMGVEVARLRAFMAAGQESSGLAVLLKDLDTSCSDIKQFCKKIRRRMPGTDVAGVPAALSFAPQVSESLTECRRHQTRVVAVLQEVAAAGAQMIAPLAEQEGLNALKLEDVAFKAVEQVYGSQGLNGPECLRQSCSSIITTMNKMATAMQEGEYDADKPQAKNHPVEKRASTVRAEMTDAEGLGVKLEDREAVVKEVKKSLKIKGEELSEANVRLSLLEKKLDTSTKDADERVEKIQTKLDENLALLKKKEKEFEETMDALQADIDQLEAEKAELKQRINNQSKMTIEGLRATPASGIASVVQASSGAGVAPALAGPVQVVDSPLLRQQVEAQRMGIKHLKNENNRLKAEKMRAQLASLPPLCPPKLPKASKDPSMPPEGLNTGIYRRTDQLLATLLKLSSEVKVVDITGKTAVSAGAQLLEQTARLQYLSDALDKLKGEVAEHVVSSQSGAKASSDFATFPVSCFVKAKEEKQGGTVLVGRVAIPCTRGQEQVHRLVLSQQQLKEVHRLLMT, from the exons atgcgcgcagacacgccggaatcggagctctgcagcgcgcgagaaggagagcggagaagtgttaacgcgacacgtagagacagaaattacATGTTG CTGACCAGCCCACTGATCAGCAGGATGAGCAACGCAGGAACAGTGGAGTCCTCCAAACCTCCAAAG ATCGGCTCCGTAGTGGAGGTGACGGGGAAGGGTCAGCGCGGTACTGTTGCCTACATCGGTGCCACCCTCTTTGCCTCTGGGAAATGGGTGGGCGTCATACTGGATGATGCCAAGGGCAAGAATGATGGCACCGTGCAGGGGAAACGCTACTTCACCTGTGAGGAGAACCACGGGATATTTGTCCGACAGTCTCAG ctccaggTAGTGGAAGATGGCTCCGGCGCCACCTCACCAGATACTTCTGAATCCGGCACCTCAAAGATACCCAGACAGAGAG ACATTCCTGAGACTCCACGGACATCCAAGCTG ACACCTGCGAGCGTTAAGAAG tcctCTACCCGTCGCTCTGCCAAG TGGAACACTCCAAGTCGTCTCACACCTgccacctccctcccctccctcttggGACGGCCCTCCGGTCGCTCCAGCCTCATG GCGTCCCGTGAGAGCCTGACGTCCCCTCTGTCCGGTGATGTCAGCGAAGCCAGCCCGCCCCCCAACCCGGGGGCGCTGGCGGCTCCTGTTGTACCTCAGCCCGGCGGGTCGCCTGCAGCAGTGGCGGCCCCGGTCCCGGCTCCTCTAAGCAAG GTGGAACTTGCCCTTTTCAAGCAG GACGAGGAGTCAATGCGAGCTCAGGTcaaggacctggaggagaagctggagaCGCTGAAGATGAAGCGGGCGGAGGACAAAGCCAAGCTGAAAGAGCTCGAGAAACACAAGATCCAGCTGGAGCAGCTCCAGGAGTGGAAGACCAAAATGCAGGAGCAGCAGGCGGAGCTGCAGAAACAACTCAAAGAGGCCAAGAAG gATGCCCGCGAGGCACAGGAGTCCAAGGACCGCTACATGGAGGAGATGGCGGACACGGCGGACACCACAGAGATGGCCACGCTGGACAAAGAGATGGCCGAAGAGCGAGCAGAGTCCCTGCAGTTGGAGGGGGAGACGCTGaaggagagagtggaggagcTCTCCATGGACTTGGAGATCCTTAGACATGACATTTCAGAGAAAG GCTCGGATGGAGTCGCCTCAAGTTACCGCGTCaaacagctggaggagcagaacGGCCGCCTGAAGGAGGCCTTGGTTCG catGCGTGACCTGTCTATGTCCGAGAAGCAGGAGCACGTGAAGCTGCAGAagcagatggagaagaagaacacagagctggagactctgaggaCTCAGAAGGAGAAACTCCAGGAGGACGTGAAGCAGGCGGAGGCCACCATCGACGAGCTCAAGGAGCAG GTGGACGCTGCTCTGGGCTCAGAGGAGATGGTGGAGACCCTGACGGAGAGGAACCTCGACCTGGAGGAGAAAGTCCGAGAGCTGAGAGAAACCGTCACTGATTTG GAGGCCATCAACGAGATGAACGACGAGCTGCAGGAGAACGGCCGCGAGACGGAGATGGAGCTGAGGGAGCAGGTGGATCTGAGCGCAGCGACGGTCCGAGAGGCTGAAAAACGCGTGGAGGCGGCCCAGGAGACCGTCGCTGACTACCAGCAGACCATCAACAAGTACAGAGATCTGACCACCAGCCTCCAg GAGGCCAACATGGAGCTGATCAGCCAGCAGAACGTGAACGCCGAGGTTCAGCAGCCGCCCGCCGAACTGTTTGACTTCAAGATTAAGTTTGCAGAGACCAAGGCGTACGCCAAG GCCATTGAGATGGAGCTGAGGAAGATGGAGGTGACCCAGTCCAACAGACAggtgtccctcctcacctccttcatgcCGGACTCCTTCCACCGCCACGGCGGAGATCACGACTGCATCCTGGTGCTGCTGCTCATCCCCAGGCTCATCTGCAAA GCGGAGCTGATCAGTAAACAGGCCCAGGAGAAGTTTGACTTGAATGGGAACTTGGCCCCGGGAACCGGGCTGCGGGGGCCTCCAGGAGAGCAGCGCAGCTTTGCGTCCGGCCTGGTCTACTCCCTCAGCCTGCTGCAGGCCACGCTGCACAAATATGAACA GGCTCTGAATAGCTGCAGCGTTGAGGTTTTTAAGCGCATGGGTACCCTCTACACTGAGATGAACTTCCACGAGCGCTCTCTGGATTATTTCATCGACCTGCTGCACAAAGATCAGCTGGATGAGACGGTTCAGGTGGAGCCGCTGACCAAGGCCATCAAGTACTATCAG CAATTGTACAGCATCCACCTGGCCGACCACACTGAAGACTGCACCGTGCAGCTGGCCGACCACATCAAG TTCACCCAAAATGTCCTGGACTGCATGGGCGTGGAGGTCGCCCGTCTGCGGGCCTTCATGGCGGCGGGTCAGGAGAGCTCCGGCCTCGCCGTCCTTCTGAAGGACCTGGACACCTCCTGCTCCGACATCAAACAGTTCTGTAAGAAGATCCGCCGCCGCATGCCTGGAACCGATGTCGCCGGAGTACCCGCCGCTCTCAGCTTTGCACCACAG GTGTCGGAGTCGCTGACGGAGTGCCGGCGCCACCAGACCCGCGTGGTGGCGGTGCTGCAGGAAGTGGCTGCGGCGGGCGCTCAGATGATCGCCCCGCTGGCGGAGCAGGAGgggctcaacgctctgaagctGGAGGACGTCGCCTTCAAGGCGGTGGAGCAG GTGTACGGTTCTCAAGGCCTCAACGGCCCGGAGTGTCTGCGTCAGTCCTGCagctccatcatcaccaccatgaaCAAGATGGCCACCGCCATGCAGGAGGGAGAGTACGACGCTGACAAGCCACAGGCCAAG AATCATCCGGTGGAGAAGAGAGCGTCCACCGTCAGGGCCGAGATGACCGACGCCGAGGGTCTGGGGGTCAAACTGGAAGACAGAGAGGCCGTCGTCAAGGAGGTCAAGAAGTCGCTGAAGATCAAG GGGGAGGAGCTGAGCGAGGCCAACGTCCGCCTGAGCCTGCTGGAGAAGAAGCTGGACACCTCCACCAAGGACGCCGACGAGCGGGTGGAGAAGATCCAGACCAAACTGGACGAGAACCTCGCCCTgctgaagaagaaagaaaa GGAGTTTGAGGAGACGATGGACGCCCTGCAAGCGGATATCGACCAGCTGGAGGCGGAGAAGGCGGAGCTTAAACAACGCATCAATAACCAATCGAAGATGACCATCGAAGGCCTGAGAGCCACGCCCGCCTCCGGGATAGCCTCCGTCGTTCAGGCGTCCTCAGGAG CCGGTGTCGCTCCAGCCCTGGCTGGACCGGTGCAGGTGGTggactctcctctcctgaggcaGCAGGTCGAGGCCCAGAGGATGGGCATCAAACACCTCAAGAACGAAAACAACAGACTCAAG GCGGAGAAGATGAGAGCCCAGCTGGCCTCCCTGCCGCCCCTCTGCCCCCCCAAACTACCAAAAGCCTCCAAGGACCCCTCCATGCCACCGGAGGGACTCAACACCGGCATCTACCGCAGGACCGACCAGCTGCTGGCCACCCTGCTCAAGCTGAGCTCAGAGGTCAAGGTGGTGGACATCACAGGGAAgacggcag TGAGCGCCGGTGCACAGCTGCTGGAGCAGACGGCCCGGCTGCAGTACCTCAGCGACGCTCTGGACAAACTCAAG gGAGAAGTGGCCGAGCACGTCGTCTCCAGTCAGTCTGGGGCGAAGGCTTCCTCGGACTTTGCCACCTTCCCGGTGTCCTGTTTCGTGAAG GccaaggaggagaagcagggcGGGACCGTGCTCGTAGGACGTGTGGCCATCCCATGCACTCGTGGACAGGAACAGGTGCATCGCCTCGTCCTCTCCCAGCAGCAGCTGAAGGAAGTGCACCGCCTCCTCATGACCTGA
- the LOC130211688 gene encoding dynactin subunit 1-like isoform X9, producing the protein MRADTPESELCSAREGERRSVNATRRDRNYMLLTSPLISRMSNAGTVESSKPPKIGSVVEVTGKGQRGTVAYIGATLFASGKWVGVILDDAKGKNDGTVQGKRYFTCEENHGIFVRQSQLQVVEDGSGATSPDTSESGTSKIPRQRDIPETPRTSKLTPASVKKSSTRRSAKASRESLTSPLSGDVSEASPPPNPGALAAPVVPQPGGSPAAVAAPVPAPLSKVELALFKQDEESMRAQVKDLEEKLETLKMKRAEDKAKLKELEKHKIQLEQLQEWKTKMQEQQAELQKQLKEAKKDAREAQESKDRYMEEMADTADTTEMATLDKEMAEERAESLQLEGETLKERVEELSMDLEILRHDISEKGSDGVASSYRVKQLEEQNGRLKEALVRMRDLSMSEKQEHVKLQKQMEKKNTELETLRTQKEKLQEDVKQAEATIDELKEQVDAALGSEEMVETLTERNLDLEEKVRELRETVTDLEAINEMNDELQENGRETEMELREQVDLSAATVREAEKRVEAAQETVADYQQTINKYRDLTTSLQEANMELISQQNVNAEVQQPPAELFDFKIKFAETKAYAKAIEMELRKMEVTQSNRQVSLLTSFMPDSFHRHGGDHDCILVLLLIPRLICKAELISKQAQEKFDLNGNLAPGTGLRGPPGEQRSFASGLVYSLSLLQATLHKYEQALNSCSVEVFKRMGTLYTEMNFHERSLDYFIDLLHKDQLDETVQVEPLTKAIKYYQQLYSIHLADHTEDCTVQLADHIKFTQNVLDCMGVEVARLRAFMAAGQESSGLAVLLKDLDTSCSDIKQFCKKIRRRMPGTDVAGVPAALSFAPQVSESLTECRRHQTRVVAVLQEVAAAGAQMIAPLAEQEGLNALKLEDVAFKAVEQVYGSQGLNGPECLRQSCSSIITTMNKMATAMQEGEYDADKPQAKNHPVEKRASTVRAEMTDAEGLGVKLEDREAVVKEVKKSLKIKGEELSEANVRLSLLEKKLDTSTKDADERVEKIQTKLDENLALLKKKEKEFEETMDALQADIDQLEAEKAELKQRINNQSKMTIEGLRATPASGIASVVQASSGAGVAPALAGPVQVVDSPLLRQQVEAQRMGIKHLKNENNRLKAEKMRAQLASLPPLCPPKLPKASKDPSMPPEGLNTGIYRRTDQLLATLLKLSSEVKVVDITGKTAVSAGAQLLEQTARLQYLSDALDKLKGEVAEHVVSSQSGAKASSDFATFPVSCFVKAKEEKQGGTVLVGRVAIPCTRGQEQVHRLVLSQQQLKEVHRLLMT; encoded by the exons atgcgcgcagacacgccggaatcggagctctgcagcgcgcgagaaggagagcggagaagtgttaacgcgacacgtagagacagaaattacATGTTG CTGACCAGCCCACTGATCAGCAGGATGAGCAACGCAGGAACAGTGGAGTCCTCCAAACCTCCAAAG ATCGGCTCCGTAGTGGAGGTGACGGGGAAGGGTCAGCGCGGTACTGTTGCCTACATCGGTGCCACCCTCTTTGCCTCTGGGAAATGGGTGGGCGTCATACTGGATGATGCCAAGGGCAAGAATGATGGCACCGTGCAGGGGAAACGCTACTTCACCTGTGAGGAGAACCACGGGATATTTGTCCGACAGTCTCAG ctccaggTAGTGGAAGATGGCTCCGGCGCCACCTCACCAGATACTTCTGAATCCGGCACCTCAAAGATACCCAGACAGAGAG ACATTCCTGAGACTCCACGGACATCCAAGCTG ACACCTGCGAGCGTTAAGAAG tcctCTACCCGTCGCTCTGCCAAG GCGTCCCGTGAGAGCCTGACGTCCCCTCTGTCCGGTGATGTCAGCGAAGCCAGCCCGCCCCCCAACCCGGGGGCGCTGGCGGCTCCTGTTGTACCTCAGCCCGGCGGGTCGCCTGCAGCAGTGGCGGCCCCGGTCCCGGCTCCTCTAAGCAAG GTGGAACTTGCCCTTTTCAAGCAG GACGAGGAGTCAATGCGAGCTCAGGTcaaggacctggaggagaagctggagaCGCTGAAGATGAAGCGGGCGGAGGACAAAGCCAAGCTGAAAGAGCTCGAGAAACACAAGATCCAGCTGGAGCAGCTCCAGGAGTGGAAGACCAAAATGCAGGAGCAGCAGGCGGAGCTGCAGAAACAACTCAAAGAGGCCAAGAAG gATGCCCGCGAGGCACAGGAGTCCAAGGACCGCTACATGGAGGAGATGGCGGACACGGCGGACACCACAGAGATGGCCACGCTGGACAAAGAGATGGCCGAAGAGCGAGCAGAGTCCCTGCAGTTGGAGGGGGAGACGCTGaaggagagagtggaggagcTCTCCATGGACTTGGAGATCCTTAGACATGACATTTCAGAGAAAG GCTCGGATGGAGTCGCCTCAAGTTACCGCGTCaaacagctggaggagcagaacGGCCGCCTGAAGGAGGCCTTGGTTCG catGCGTGACCTGTCTATGTCCGAGAAGCAGGAGCACGTGAAGCTGCAGAagcagatggagaagaagaacacagagctggagactctgaggaCTCAGAAGGAGAAACTCCAGGAGGACGTGAAGCAGGCGGAGGCCACCATCGACGAGCTCAAGGAGCAG GTGGACGCTGCTCTGGGCTCAGAGGAGATGGTGGAGACCCTGACGGAGAGGAACCTCGACCTGGAGGAGAAAGTCCGAGAGCTGAGAGAAACCGTCACTGATTTG GAGGCCATCAACGAGATGAACGACGAGCTGCAGGAGAACGGCCGCGAGACGGAGATGGAGCTGAGGGAGCAGGTGGATCTGAGCGCAGCGACGGTCCGAGAGGCTGAAAAACGCGTGGAGGCGGCCCAGGAGACCGTCGCTGACTACCAGCAGACCATCAACAAGTACAGAGATCTGACCACCAGCCTCCAg GAGGCCAACATGGAGCTGATCAGCCAGCAGAACGTGAACGCCGAGGTTCAGCAGCCGCCCGCCGAACTGTTTGACTTCAAGATTAAGTTTGCAGAGACCAAGGCGTACGCCAAG GCCATTGAGATGGAGCTGAGGAAGATGGAGGTGACCCAGTCCAACAGACAggtgtccctcctcacctccttcatgcCGGACTCCTTCCACCGCCACGGCGGAGATCACGACTGCATCCTGGTGCTGCTGCTCATCCCCAGGCTCATCTGCAAA GCGGAGCTGATCAGTAAACAGGCCCAGGAGAAGTTTGACTTGAATGGGAACTTGGCCCCGGGAACCGGGCTGCGGGGGCCTCCAGGAGAGCAGCGCAGCTTTGCGTCCGGCCTGGTCTACTCCCTCAGCCTGCTGCAGGCCACGCTGCACAAATATGAACA GGCTCTGAATAGCTGCAGCGTTGAGGTTTTTAAGCGCATGGGTACCCTCTACACTGAGATGAACTTCCACGAGCGCTCTCTGGATTATTTCATCGACCTGCTGCACAAAGATCAGCTGGATGAGACGGTTCAGGTGGAGCCGCTGACCAAGGCCATCAAGTACTATCAG CAATTGTACAGCATCCACCTGGCCGACCACACTGAAGACTGCACCGTGCAGCTGGCCGACCACATCAAG TTCACCCAAAATGTCCTGGACTGCATGGGCGTGGAGGTCGCCCGTCTGCGGGCCTTCATGGCGGCGGGTCAGGAGAGCTCCGGCCTCGCCGTCCTTCTGAAGGACCTGGACACCTCCTGCTCCGACATCAAACAGTTCTGTAAGAAGATCCGCCGCCGCATGCCTGGAACCGATGTCGCCGGAGTACCCGCCGCTCTCAGCTTTGCACCACAG GTGTCGGAGTCGCTGACGGAGTGCCGGCGCCACCAGACCCGCGTGGTGGCGGTGCTGCAGGAAGTGGCTGCGGCGGGCGCTCAGATGATCGCCCCGCTGGCGGAGCAGGAGgggctcaacgctctgaagctGGAGGACGTCGCCTTCAAGGCGGTGGAGCAG GTGTACGGTTCTCAAGGCCTCAACGGCCCGGAGTGTCTGCGTCAGTCCTGCagctccatcatcaccaccatgaaCAAGATGGCCACCGCCATGCAGGAGGGAGAGTACGACGCTGACAAGCCACAGGCCAAG AATCATCCGGTGGAGAAGAGAGCGTCCACCGTCAGGGCCGAGATGACCGACGCCGAGGGTCTGGGGGTCAAACTGGAAGACAGAGAGGCCGTCGTCAAGGAGGTCAAGAAGTCGCTGAAGATCAAG GGGGAGGAGCTGAGCGAGGCCAACGTCCGCCTGAGCCTGCTGGAGAAGAAGCTGGACACCTCCACCAAGGACGCCGACGAGCGGGTGGAGAAGATCCAGACCAAACTGGACGAGAACCTCGCCCTgctgaagaagaaagaaaa GGAGTTTGAGGAGACGATGGACGCCCTGCAAGCGGATATCGACCAGCTGGAGGCGGAGAAGGCGGAGCTTAAACAACGCATCAATAACCAATCGAAGATGACCATCGAAGGCCTGAGAGCCACGCCCGCCTCCGGGATAGCCTCCGTCGTTCAGGCGTCCTCAGGAG CCGGTGTCGCTCCAGCCCTGGCTGGACCGGTGCAGGTGGTggactctcctctcctgaggcaGCAGGTCGAGGCCCAGAGGATGGGCATCAAACACCTCAAGAACGAAAACAACAGACTCAAG GCGGAGAAGATGAGAGCCCAGCTGGCCTCCCTGCCGCCCCTCTGCCCCCCCAAACTACCAAAAGCCTCCAAGGACCCCTCCATGCCACCGGAGGGACTCAACACCGGCATCTACCGCAGGACCGACCAGCTGCTGGCCACCCTGCTCAAGCTGAGCTCAGAGGTCAAGGTGGTGGACATCACAGGGAAgacggcag TGAGCGCCGGTGCACAGCTGCTGGAGCAGACGGCCCGGCTGCAGTACCTCAGCGACGCTCTGGACAAACTCAAG gGAGAAGTGGCCGAGCACGTCGTCTCCAGTCAGTCTGGGGCGAAGGCTTCCTCGGACTTTGCCACCTTCCCGGTGTCCTGTTTCGTGAAG GccaaggaggagaagcagggcGGGACCGTGCTCGTAGGACGTGTGGCCATCCCATGCACTCGTGGACAGGAACAGGTGCATCGCCTCGTCCTCTCCCAGCAGCAGCTGAAGGAAGTGCACCGCCTCCTCATGACCTGA